ACTTGATAGGTTTTTTAATTAATGAGTATGCACATGGAGAATTTAAGCCTCATTCACGGTACGAACCTATGCCCTCTCCATATCAAAAAGCCTATAACAAGGGATTTACCTCTCATAGCTTTTTAATGAATTAATTCCTTGAAAGGGTCCCTTTTAATTTGTACAGGGGTCCCTTAAAAGGTCCCTTTTTTTAGATATACTTTGATAAAATAAGAGATGTAGGAAGAAAGAAATGAAATAGGCATAAAACAAAAAAGCCCTTCCCAAAAAAGGGAAAAGCTTCTCATTGGTTTACTTCTAAACCCAGGTAAGTCAAAGACTTACCACAAACAACACAACTAACGTTTACTGCGAAAAAAAGCTCCCCGTATTTGAGGAGCTTCTTTGCAATTTGCGGTCTGGACGAGACTCGAACTCGCGACCCCCTGCGTGACAGGCAGGTATTCTAACCAACTGAACTACCAGACCGTTGCTTTATTGCGAGGGCAAATATACAGCACATTTTCAATTCCACAAACGTTTTTTAAAATATTTTGAAAGTATTTTTCTGGGCTCAAACAAACTTCTGTCGCTCAACCAAATAGGTGAGCAAAATTTTTTCAAAACTCTCATTTATATCAGCCTCTACATACTTGATCCCGTATTGGGCGCACTTCAGCTTAAGTCGGTTAAAATAGCCTTTCACCTCTTCAAAATAGCTATCTTTCACATTATCAGCATAAAGGTCAATTTTCTCTCCGGTTTCCACATCTGTGAAACGATGCGGCTCTTCGCCAAAATTAAAATCAAATTCCTTCTGCTTATCCAAAACATGAAATAAAACCAGCTCATGCTTGTTATATTTGAGATGCCTCAAGGCTTCAAACAGCTTCTCTTCCTCCACCTCATCCTGGAACATGTCAGAAAAGAAAAATATCAGGGACCGCCTTTTCAATTTCTCGGCGATTTGGTGAAGATAGGTGTAGGTAGAGGTTCTGTTTTTACTTTTTGGGCGGCCAAGGGCCTCTTCCAGCACGTGCAGCAACATACGGCGGTGCCTGTCACCCCCTTTTTCAGGTGCGTAATATTCATAGGTATC
This Salinimicrobium tongyeongense DNA region includes the following protein-coding sequences:
- a CDS encoding DUF58 domain-containing protein is translated as MQLEQELHHSGKFVNLELLARQVVEGFISGLHKSPFHGYSSEFAEHKVYNPGESTRHIDWKLFAKTDKLFTRRYEEETNLRCHLIIDNSASMHFPGKSRQSLQDLNKIGFTALASACLMQILKKQRDSVGLSIYSDTYEYYAPEKGGDRHRRMLLHVLEEALGRPKSKNRTSTYTYLHQIAEKLKRRSLIFFFSDMFQDEVEEEKLFEALRHLKYNKHELVLFHVLDKQKEFDFNFGEEPHRFTDVETGEKIDLYADNVKDSYFEEVKGYFNRLKLKCAQYGIKYVEADINESFEKILLTYLVERQKFV